Part of the Photobacterium sp. DA100 genome is shown below.
TTTAGTCATTCCGGCTTCGTTCACAATGGCTTCCACATTGGCCAGTGACTGTTTAGCCTGTGCTGCTACATCTTCTGGCATGGTGTTTGTTTCTGGATTCAAAGGAAGTTGGCCCGAGGTGATCAGCATATTGCCGAAGTGCTTACCTTGTACATATGGGCCAACAGCCGCTGGGGCATTCACGGTATTGATTGTTTGAGTCATCGTATTTTCCTTTTTGCGGTACTGGACTTAGTAAACATCAGTGGCGTCTTCACTAAGCCCTCATCTTGGATAGAAATATACCCAGCAACCAGGAGAATTTGTTTTCTTTGTTCTCTGCAAATTGTTTGAAAAGTGGAATATTTTTCTCCTACTAATCGTAACGCGTTAATTGCTATTCACTGTTAGGCCGCCCCAAATTGCGTTCGAAACCAGTTTCTCAAAGTAAGCACACTCTCTTCTCTGAGCTTTTCCGGCAAACAGACAAAATAGAATTCCTGATGAGGGTTCAATACCGGTTCGCCAACCTGTACCAGCATATTGTGCTTGATGTCATCCCGCACGAACTGTTTGTGGGTGATCAAGACCCCTAACCTTCTTATTGTTGCCTGTACCGCTTGCACCGAAGCGCTAAAGGTTAAGTTTTTCTGTTGGCTTGGCACCGCTAACTGATGGTGTTCACACCACACTTGCCAGTCATTTTGCCGACGTGGATTGGTCGCAAAAATAGCCGGGTATTTCGCCAATAGCTGTTGGGGCGTTGCCTGTTGGTTTCCTTCCAACAGGTGCGGGCTGCACACCATAATGAGTTCATCGTCACCCAGCTTTTCACAGTAATAGTCCTGCCACTCATCGGTCGTGCCGTGGAGCAAAGCCACATCAACCCCCTCCCTCTCCAAGTCAAAGGCATGGATGATGTTGGAAATACGGATATCAATATGCGGAGCGTATACGTTGAAGTCAGGAACGCGGGGGATCCACCAATGCAGCGCCAGGGAGTTGACCATATTCAAGGTAATACGATTACCTTGTGGCTTACGGGCAATCGCCTCACTGGCTTCGACAATCTGAGCCAAGGCTGGTGCGACTTTGCGGTAATACTTGCGCCCCACCGAGTTGAGCTCTACCCGCCGCCCGACCCGACGGAACAAACTTACATCAAGCTGAGCTTCCAAAGCCTTTATCGCTTGGCTAACGGCTGAATGACTAACACTCAATAACTCGGCAGCTTCCGTCATACTGCCGGTTTCTGCGACAGCGACAAATGCATAAATTGATTTTAGGGGAACCAGCTTTCTCATATGTAAGTTTTTCTAACAATTTCAGTCAGTATTACTCGCTTTTTTCCATCGTACAAGCAACCTAAAATCAAACCATATAAAGCCCTGGCGCAGTTCCAGTACTCAAAGGCATTCATGGCCAAAACCAGCCCTACCAGTAAAAAATACTGCCCTTTTTATTTAGAATTGGAGAACAAACACATGCCCACAGACCTCAGGCCTGTTCTTTTCATGCTGATCTCTACTTTGAGTCTGTCGCTCAATGGCCTAATGGGAAAATTACTGACTGACAGTTTCAGCATCGAAGTGCTCGGTTTCCTGAGATTCTTCCTTCCCGCTACAATCATGCTCTTGATGCTTAAAGCATCCGGCTGGGTTGTTCCTAATAAACACAATAGCCGTCCCATTATCATTCGTGCTCTGTGCGTAGTCGGTAGCCAGCTCTGTTTTCTGGCAACGTTGAACAATTTGACCTTGGTTGAAAGTGTGGTGCTATTCAGTACCGGGCCATTATTTATTCCAGTGTTAGAAAAACTGATGTATCGCACGCCTATTCAGGGTATCACTTTAATGTGTCTGACAATGACATTTTGCGGTGTACTGCTTCAGGCCGGAAATCCAGCAGGAATAGAATTACGGCCTGAGCTGCTCGTTGGCCTGGCTGCCGGTGGGTTCAATGCCCTCTCTCAAGTAACCTTGTTCAAGGGAGCTAAATCGGATTTGCCACCAGCGGCCCTTAATGGATGGTGCTTTATGCTGGCAGCATTCATCATACTCCCTGTCGCCACTATCAAGGTTTTCTCCGCTGGTAGCCTGCTGGTTGCCTCCAACCCTTTTGACAGCAATACGCTGATGGTACTACTCGCAACACTGGCAATTAGCATAGTCAGTACCCAAATGTTTCGCGCCAAAGCCTATAAGCTGGCCTTCTCTGGCTCCCAGTTGGCACCTCTGATTTTCACCAATTTGTTGTTTGCACTCATTTGGCAAGTGAGCTTTTTTGATGAAACCCTCAGCATAAATAAGGTGGCAGGAATTAGCCTCATCGCTCTGGCGACGGCCATCAATACCTTTGCCCCCAAATGGCTCCAGCAACACCGAGCAGCCGCTCACTAGAAAAATCCCCGGCAGGTACACTCCCGGGGATTGCCAGTGCGAGCCATTATCTCACTTTAGCTGGTTGAGAAGCCGCCTGCACTTCATCACTGGCCTTGGCGTAGCGATTAGCCAGAATGGCACAGTAGAAGATCTGGATTTGGTGGTAGAACATAATCGGCAGCAGCATCATACCCAGCATAGGGTTGGCACCAAAAATCACTTTCGCCATCGGCACCCCGGCTGCCAAGGTTTTCTTGGTACCACAAAACACAGCGGCAATTTCATCTTCCCGGCTAAAACCGGCCTTGCGGGCAATCCACTGCATGCTATGCACCACCACCAACAAGATTAACGTGGCTGCTAACAGCGTCATGGCCAAAGTACTAAAGGCAAAATCTGTCCAGATACCGTCCTTGACTGAATCGCTGAAGGCGTTGAAAACGATAAGCAGGATCACCCACTTGTCGATTTTGTTGATGACTGCCTTGCGCTTTTCCAAGAAGCGAAGCAGTACCGGGCGCAGCAACTGGCCGACAATCATTGGCAGCAGCAGCATGGACGAAATCGATACCACGGTATCAACAACGTCCATCTCGACCCCATCCATCCCCATAAACCACTGGATCAATAACGGCGTGATCAATACCCCCAGCACACTGGACAAAGATGCGTTGAAGATTGCCCCCGGGACATTGCCTTTCGCGGCGCTGGTCATGGCAACCGAGGAAGAAATCGTGCTCGGCAGGACAAACAGGTAGCAAAAGCCAAAGGCCAGCGCCGCCGGCATCAAGGCATGGAAGATATTGCCGAAAATCAGCCAGAGCAGAGGGTAAGCGACAAAGGTTGCGCTCTGAACGAAGATATGCAGCTTCCAGTTGGTGATACCCGCCCTGATCGCCTGCGGCGACAGGCCAATACCATGGAGGAAAAAGATAACGGCAATCCCCACGGCGGTCACTTTATCCAAATGGAGTACCCCACCCGACTGCCCGACCGAGGGCATCACTGCAGCGAGCGCCACCGCAATCAGCATTCCCGTTAGAAACCATTCTTTTCTAAAGTAATTTATTACTTGTTCAATCACTTGACTCACCTTTCATACCAAACTTCAACCTTCCCCACCTCAGCGAGATTGATGTGGCAACATGCCATCGGTTGGCAACTGTACGGTAATAGGATACGCTGGTCATGATTTCCTGCTATCGCAAATAAGATAACTTTTATCGGTAACAGGACAAAGCAACCTAAATTTTTATTCGCCAACCAAGATGGAAGGCTCGGCATGAGCAAGCAGACAAGCATCAAACTCCAGAGGCAGTACCGGCCAGTACCTTCGCTATCGGCACTTCCCCGCCCGGTCTATGCCCGTGTCGAAAACTGGCAGCAGTCGGGCAGCCAGACCCACTGGCATAGCCATGACTGGGGGCAATGGTCTTATGCCGTTGAAGGCATGCTCATCGTCCATACCCAGCAAGGCCAATATGTTGCTCCGCCACAGTTTGCGATTTGGATCCCCGAGGGAATCGAGCACAAAGTGATTTCCAACGGCGCCGCGCAAATGCGCAGCCTGTATATCGAGACCAGTTCGCTCGCCGAAATAGAGTGGCGCAGTCCTAGGGTGTGCAGTATTACACCTTTGGTCCGTGAACTGACTCTCCAGTTCTGCACTCTTCCGGCCAATTATGATTGTGGCGGTGCTGATGGCCGATTGGCACAGGTGCTGATCGACCAAATTGCCTGTCTGCCACCCGCATCGACCCAATTAAC
Proteins encoded:
- a CDS encoding RidA family protein encodes the protein MTQTINTVNAPAAVGPYVQGKHFGNMLITSGQLPLNPETNTMPEDVAAQAKQSLANVEAIVNEAGMTKADIVKATVFVKDLNDFATVNEVYAAFFGENCPARSCVEVARLPLDAKVEIEVIAVKG
- a CDS encoding LysR substrate-binding domain-containing protein produces the protein MRKLVPLKSIYAFVAVAETGSMTEAAELLSVSHSAVSQAIKALEAQLDVSLFRRVGRRVELNSVGRKYYRKVAPALAQIVEASEAIARKPQGNRITLNMVNSLALHWWIPRVPDFNVYAPHIDIRISNIIHAFDLEREGVDVALLHGTTDEWQDYYCEKLGDDELIMVCSPHLLEGNQQATPQQLLAKYPAIFATNPRRQNDWQVWCEHHQLAVPSQQKNLTFSASVQAVQATIRRLGVLITHKQFVRDDIKHNMLVQVGEPVLNPHQEFYFVCLPEKLREESVLTLRNWFRTQFGAA
- a CDS encoding DMT family transporter; the encoded protein is MPTDLRPVLFMLISTLSLSLNGLMGKLLTDSFSIEVLGFLRFFLPATIMLLMLKASGWVVPNKHNSRPIIIRALCVVGSQLCFLATLNNLTLVESVVLFSTGPLFIPVLEKLMYRTPIQGITLMCLTMTFCGVLLQAGNPAGIELRPELLVGLAAGGFNALSQVTLFKGAKSDLPPAALNGWCFMLAAFIILPVATIKVFSAGSLLVASNPFDSNTLMVLLATLAISIVSTQMFRAKAYKLAFSGSQLAPLIFTNLLFALIWQVSFFDETLSINKVAGISLIALATAINTFAPKWLQQHRAAAH
- a CDS encoding bile acid:sodium symporter family protein, which gives rise to MIEQVINYFRKEWFLTGMLIAVALAAVMPSVGQSGGVLHLDKVTAVGIAVIFFLHGIGLSPQAIRAGITNWKLHIFVQSATFVAYPLLWLIFGNIFHALMPAALAFGFCYLFVLPSTISSSVAMTSAAKGNVPGAIFNASLSSVLGVLITPLLIQWFMGMDGVEMDVVDTVVSISSMLLLPMIVGQLLRPVLLRFLEKRKAVINKIDKWVILLIVFNAFSDSVKDGIWTDFAFSTLAMTLLAATLILLVVVHSMQWIARKAGFSREDEIAAVFCGTKKTLAAGVPMAKVIFGANPMLGMMLLPIMFYHQIQIFYCAILANRYAKASDEVQAASQPAKVR
- a CDS encoding helix-turn-helix transcriptional regulator: MSKQTSIKLQRQYRPVPSLSALPRPVYARVENWQQSGSQTHWHSHDWGQWSYAVEGMLIVHTQQGQYVAPPQFAIWIPEGIEHKVISNGAAQMRSLYIETSSLAEIEWRSPRVCSITPLVRELTLQFCTLPANYDCGGADGRLAQVLIDQIACLPPASTQLTMPSDKRLTTLSEHLQQHPEEPRDIEQLGELVGLSGRSVSRLFKQQTGLTFQQWRQRARLLEALNKLESGHAVTRVALECGYDSVSAFVSIFKKQFGVTPGKYLRRE